In one Arachis duranensis cultivar V14167 chromosome 9, aradu.V14167.gnm2.J7QH, whole genome shotgun sequence genomic region, the following are encoded:
- the LOC107464710 gene encoding uncharacterized protein LOC107464710, whose translation MDFYDETTDPRHHFSNFKSRMYLADTSDATRCKAFPMILTKLAMKWFDNLPLRSVTCFDDLARKFLTRFSIQKDKVKHALSLQGIKQVVRETLRNYMERFNKACLEIQNLPTETVIMGLVNGLKEGSFSQSVSKRHPSSLYEA comes from the coding sequence ATGGATTTCTACGACGAAACGACCGATCCGAGACACCATTtcagcaacttcaaaagtcggatgtacctagccGACACTTCTGATGCTACCCGATGTAAAGCATTCCCGATGATCTTGACCAAATTGgcaatgaagtggttcgataacTTACCACTTAGGTCGGTGACTTGCTTTGACGACCTGGCAAGAAAGTTTCTTACCAGATTTTCAATTCAAAAGGACAAGGTAAAGCATGCCCTGAGCTTGCAGGGAATCAAGCAAGTGGTTAGGGAGACACTTCGAAattacatggagagattcaataAGGCATGTTTGGAAATACAAAACCTACCCACTGAGACAGTGATAATGGGATTAGTTAACGGCCTTAAAGAAGGGTCGTTTTCTCAATCTGTATCCAAGCGACACCCATCTTCCTTGTATGAAGCATAA